From a single Deltaproteobacteria bacterium genomic region:
- the mnmA gene encoding tRNA 2-thiouridine(34) synthase MnmA: MIVMKKKSVLIGISGGVDSAAAAALLIEGGFHVEGLHIENGFPGRSERALRQISDRLRIPIHRVDASSRFRREIVDYFISEYVEGRTPNPCIVCNKKIKFALLIEEAAARGLDHCATGHYARIGRNDETGDLHLLRGSDSAKDQSYFLFELGRKELELLFFPNGNKRKHYIQRIARDAGLGSLAERESQDICFIPDDNYRRFLEKTVGTAVFSPGVIVNRLGEVVGRHHGIHTVTIGQRKGLNIASERPYYVIDIDRASNTVIVGRDEDQFFDGLIAGKTSWSSPLRKERFPLRARVHIRYRHRGVDATITPVPDDPDRILVRFDSPQKAVTPGQAAVFYNDDALLGGGWIVGGVRYD, from the coding sequence ATGATCGTTATGAAGAAAAAAAGCGTTCTGATCGGCATCAGCGGCGGTGTCGACAGCGCCGCTGCCGCTGCGCTCCTCATTGAGGGGGGCTTTCACGTGGAGGGACTGCACATAGAGAACGGATTCCCCGGCAGATCGGAGAGAGCCCTCCGCCAGATATCCGATCGGCTTCGTATTCCCATTCACCGTGTCGATGCATCATCACGATTCAGGCGTGAGATAGTCGATTATTTCATTTCAGAGTATGTCGAAGGACGGACACCGAATCCCTGCATCGTCTGCAACAAAAAGATAAAGTTTGCTCTGCTCATTGAAGAAGCCGCCGCCCGGGGGCTCGATCATTGCGCCACCGGCCATTATGCACGGATCGGCCGGAACGACGAAACCGGGGATTTGCACCTCCTGCGGGGCAGCGACAGCGCGAAGGACCAGTCCTACTTTCTTTTTGAACTGGGAAGAAAGGAACTGGAACTTCTTTTTTTCCCGAACGGGAATAAACGAAAACATTACATACAGCGGATCGCGCGTGATGCCGGCCTTGGTTCTCTCGCAGAACGGGAGAGCCAGGATATCTGCTTTATTCCTGATGATAATTACCGCCGTTTCTTGGAAAAGACCGTCGGTACCGCCGTGTTCTCGCCGGGGGTCATCGTGAACCGGCTCGGCGAGGTCGTCGGGAGACATCACGGCATTCACACGGTCACGATCGGCCAGCGAAAGGGTCTGAACATCGCTTCCGAGCGTCCCTATTACGTTATCGATATAGACAGGGCATCGAACACGGTCATCGTGGGCCGTGATGAAGACCAGTTCTTCGACGGCCTGATCGCCGGGAAGACATCCTGGAGCTCTCCCCTCAGGAAGGAGCGGTTTCCCCTGAGAGCGCGGGTACATATCAGATACCGTCATCGCGGGGTCGACGCGACGATCACACCCGTCCCCGATGATCCCGATCGAATTCTTGTCCGCTTTGATTCCCCGCAGAAGGCCGTAACGCCCGGTCAGGCGGCGGTTTTTTATAATGACGACGCCCTTCTCGGCGGAGGGTGGATCGTAGGGGGTGTCCGCTATGATTAG
- the mtaB gene encoding tRNA (N(6)-L-threonylcarbamoyladenosine(37)-C(2))-methylthiotransferase MtaB, translating to MIRVAITTLGCKVNHFESAAISEAVAVRGHGIVPFENTADVYVINTCTVTGNTDYQSRQLIRRAWRRNPAASIIVTGCYAQTSPDLLATMPGVTFVVGTGDKKMIPDLIGEATMRHKRVIVSPAAELSRYSHLPLSRDSRQTRAFLKIQDGCHSFCSYCIIPYARGPSRSLAEATVIDQVRALKAGGHREIVLTGIHLGMYGLDLRPATDLVRLLRRIEEETDVERLRISSIEPMEVTDELIDRMESSRILCRHLHIPLQSGCDRILSAMNRNYDTDRFRRRLEDICRAIPGVGVGIDVMAGFPGEGEDEFLATREFVDSLSLSYLHVFPYSRRPGTVAAGLPCQTEASVIKERARILREIGFRKRRSFNESFRGKVLTVLVEEKRDRKAGFFRGYSDNYIPVLIENGTADMTNRIMAVEATGTRDNSLVGRAVIHG from the coding sequence ATGATTAGGGTCGCCATAACCACCCTGGGTTGCAAGGTCAACCACTTCGAATCGGCGGCGATCTCAGAAGCGGTGGCGGTGCGGGGACACGGCATCGTTCCCTTCGAGAACACGGCGGATGTGTACGTCATCAACACCTGTACGGTCACAGGAAACACGGATTACCAGTCACGGCAGCTTATCAGAAGGGCCTGGAGAAGGAACCCCGCGGCATCGATAATCGTCACCGGTTGCTACGCGCAGACGTCGCCCGACCTCCTTGCGACAATGCCGGGTGTGACATTCGTCGTTGGAACGGGTGACAAGAAGATGATTCCCGATCTTATCGGGGAGGCCACCATGAGACACAAGCGGGTCATCGTCTCCCCTGCCGCGGAGCTCAGTCGGTACTCCCATCTCCCCCTCTCCCGGGATTCCCGTCAGACTCGGGCTTTCCTCAAGATCCAGGACGGATGTCATTCCTTCTGCAGTTACTGCATCATCCCCTACGCACGGGGTCCAAGCAGGAGCCTTGCCGAAGCGACCGTCATTGATCAGGTACGGGCCCTCAAGGCCGGCGGCCACCGGGAGATCGTTCTCACCGGTATCCATCTCGGCATGTACGGGCTTGATCTCAGGCCGGCGACCGATCTGGTCCGCCTGCTCCGGAGAATAGAAGAGGAAACCGATGTGGAGCGACTCCGCATCAGTTCCATTGAACCCATGGAGGTAACGGACGAACTCATCGACCGCATGGAGAGTTCCAGGATACTCTGCCGGCACCTCCACATCCCGCTTCAGAGCGGGTGCGACAGGATCCTGTCCGCCATGAACCGGAACTACGACACTGACCGGTTCAGGAGACGGCTTGAAGATATATGCAGGGCGATTCCCGGTGTCGGCGTCGGAATAGATGTCATGGCCGGGTTTCCCGGGGAAGGAGAAGATGAGTTCCTGGCGACCAGGGAGTTTGTGGATTCCCTTTCGCTTTCATATCTCCATGTGTTTCCCTATTCCCGGCGTCCCGGCACCGTTGCCGCCGGCCTGCCCTGCCAGACGGAAGCAAGCGTAATAAAGGAACGGGCGCGGATACTCCGGGAAATCGGTTTCCGCAAGCGGCGCTCTTTCAATGAAAGTTTCAGGGGAAAGGTCCTTACGGTCCTGGTCGAGGAAAAGCGTGATCGAAAAGCGGGATTTTTCAGGGGGTACTCGGACAACTACATCCCCGTGCTCATCGAGAACGGAACAGCGGATATGACGAACCGCATAATGGCGGTCGAGGCAACGGGGACCAGGGATAATTCACTCGTCGGGAGGGCCGTCATCCATGGATAA
- the rnc gene encoding ribonuclease III — MDKERIGLLGTLETIIRHHFKDLGVLEEALTHRSYVNECPGTDKTDNERLEFLGDAVIQLCVSELLMEELPDSSEGDLTKLRAALVNERRLADVAQVFGLGDYLHLGKGEETSGGRCKNSILANTFEAVAGAVFLDGGYDGALSFIKVALTDIIRELIQEPSHQNFKSLLQELSQREYRTSPCYELLSETGPDHEKNFEVRVSVGEHLTAAGSGKSKKSAEQNAARKAYLALVEKE; from the coding sequence ATGGATAAGGAACGGATCGGCCTGCTCGGTACGCTTGAAACGATCATCCGTCATCATTTTAAGGACCTTGGCGTCCTCGAAGAAGCCCTTACACACCGGTCATACGTCAATGAATGTCCCGGGACGGATAAAACGGACAATGAGCGACTCGAATTCCTCGGTGACGCCGTCATTCAACTCTGCGTCAGCGAACTGCTGATGGAGGAATTGCCCGATTCGTCCGAGGGAGACCTGACGAAACTGCGGGCCGCATTGGTGAATGAGCGCCGACTTGCAGATGTGGCACAGGTGTTCGGATTGGGTGATTACCTTCACCTGGGAAAGGGCGAAGAGACTTCGGGAGGGCGCTGCAAAAACTCCATCCTGGCCAACACCTTCGAAGCGGTTGCCGGTGCCGTTTTTCTTGACGGCGGATATGACGGGGCCCTCTCCTTCATCAAAGTCGCCCTCACGGACATCATTCGTGAATTGATCCAGGAACCGTCCCATCAGAACTTCAAGTCCCTCCTCCAGGAACTGTCTCAGAGGGAATACCGGACGTCTCCCTGCTACGAGCTTCTCAGCGAAACCGGCCCCGACCATGAAAAAAACTTCGAGGTCCGCGTTTCCGTGGGTGAGCACCTTACCGCCGCCGGGTCGGGAAAGAGCAAAAAGAGTGCCGAACAGAACGCGGCGCGAAAGGCCTATCTTGCATTGGTCGAAAAAGAGTAG
- a CDS encoding radical SAM protein → MKTLIIPIFVVYKGCPNRCVYCNERITAGLHPDRITRDRFRMIVDTHIAGTTRNYGKVQVAFYGGNFTGMSMEYQEELLGFAEEYIAGGVVDSVRISTRPDYIDEVRLSLLNAHHVRTVEIGAQSLIDTVLERSRRGHSADQVRQAVSLLREQGFETGMHLMAGLPGDSDEGFRYTVEETIRLEPDMVRIHPTVVLKDTALSRSYQAGDYRPLSMEDAVGLCKYALVRFKQEGISVIRIGLQTTSDMEIEGNIVAGPHHPAFRSLVEGALFLDMTVRLLARGGLTEGTVEFLVSPRDESRFRGMKNGNIAFFRNRYPYLSISLAADPGLPGDSLVMKGPRGMLAMAVSDLPVQA, encoded by the coding sequence ATGAAAACATTGATCATCCCTATATTCGTTGTCTATAAAGGTTGTCCGAACCGTTGCGTGTACTGTAACGAGAGGATCACCGCAGGTTTACATCCCGACCGCATCACTCGTGACCGCTTCAGGATGATCGTCGACACCCATATCGCCGGGACGACACGGAATTACGGAAAGGTACAGGTGGCGTTCTACGGCGGCAATTTCACCGGCATGAGCATGGAATACCAGGAAGAACTCCTGGGATTTGCCGAAGAATACATTGCCGGAGGTGTGGTCGACTCCGTCAGGATATCGACCCGTCCCGATTATATCGATGAGGTGCGTCTTTCCCTCCTGAACGCTCACCACGTGCGGACCGTCGAGATCGGCGCCCAGTCACTCATCGATACCGTCCTTGAACGCTCCCGGCGTGGGCACTCGGCCGATCAGGTGCGTCAGGCAGTGTCCCTTCTGCGGGAACAGGGTTTTGAAACGGGAATGCACCTCATGGCGGGCCTCCCCGGTGACAGCGATGAGGGTTTTCGATACACCGTGGAGGAGACCATCAGGCTTGAACCGGATATGGTCCGTATTCACCCGACCGTGGTCCTGAAAGATACGGCACTTTCAAGATCTTACCAGGCAGGAGACTATCGCCCTCTCAGCATGGAAGATGCCGTAGGGCTCTGCAAATACGCACTGGTCCGTTTCAAGCAGGAAGGGATCTCCGTCATCCGGATCGGCCTGCAGACAACGAGCGACATGGAGATCGAGGGGAATATCGTGGCCGGGCCCCATCATCCCGCTTTTCGTTCCCTTGTTGAGGGAGCGCTCTTTCTTGACATGACGGTGCGCCTGCTTGCCCGGGGAGGGCTTACCGAAGGGACCGTCGAATTCCTCGTTTCCCCGCGGGACGAGTCACGCTTCAGGGGCATGAAGAACGGGAACATCGCATTCTTCAGGAACCGGTATCCCTACCTCTCTATCAGTCTCGCCGCGGACCCCGGCCTTCCGGGGGATTCGCTCGTCATGAAGGGTCCGCGGGGAATGCTGGCAATGGCCGTGAGTGACCTGCCGGTACAGGCATGA
- a CDS encoding cold-shock protein translates to MIEGTVKWFNERKGYGFITKDDGEDIFVHHTAIQSEGFRTLHEGQRVSFEIEQGRKGPSAVNVKTL, encoded by the coding sequence ATGATAGAGGGAACGGTAAAATGGTTTAACGAGCGCAAAGGTTATGGCTTCATCACAAAAGATGACGGAGAAGACATCTTTGTGCATCACACCGCCATCCAGTCCGAAGGTTTTAGAACCCTCCACGAAGGCCAGCGAGTCAGTTTCGAGATTGAACAGGGGCGAAAAGGACCGTCTGCTGTTAACGTTAAAACACTGTAA
- a CDS encoding YkgJ family cysteine cluster protein, whose product MDGINPCLECGACCAFYRASFYWAEAGEDDISVPLEMVQKFDAFRYVMRGTNGNDPRCCALSGVIGGSVFCTIYERRSSVCRDFAPSWMNGVHNPLCDKARAAWGLAPLTPDIWQGPHLPKAA is encoded by the coding sequence ATGGACGGCATTAATCCCTGCCTCGAGTGCGGGGCGTGTTGTGCATTTTATCGAGCTTCTTTTTACTGGGCCGAAGCGGGCGAAGATGATATCTCCGTCCCCCTTGAGATGGTTCAGAAATTCGATGCTTTTCGATATGTCATGAGAGGCACGAACGGGAACGATCCCCGTTGCTGCGCTCTTTCAGGTGTCATCGGCGGGAGCGTGTTCTGTACGATCTATGAGCGCCGCTCGTCGGTTTGCCGTGATTTCGCGCCATCCTGGATGAACGGTGTCCATAACCCTCTATGCGACAAGGCCCGGGCGGCCTGGGGCCTTGCACCGCTGACACCGGATATCTGGCAGGGCCCGCATCTGCCGAAGGCGGCATAA
- a CDS encoding YcgN family cysteine cluster protein, which translates to MAAKRNFWREKSLWDMTTGEWESLCDGCGWCCLIKIEDDTTQTVHYTGVACRFLDLETCRCTCYENRTRHAQDCLVLAPDMIAELTWLPSTCAYRLIFEGRDLPWWHHLVTGDRETVHDAGFSVRSVAISEKFVNLADLEAYVLDRQI; encoded by the coding sequence ATGGCGGCAAAAAGAAATTTCTGGCGTGAAAAGTCACTGTGGGATATGACCACCGGGGAATGGGAGTCACTCTGTGACGGCTGCGGATGGTGCTGTCTGATCAAGATCGAGGATGATACGACACAAACCGTTCATTATACCGGTGTAGCCTGCAGGTTCCTCGATCTTGAGACCTGCCGGTGCACCTGTTACGAAAACAGGACCCGGCATGCTCAAGACTGCCTGGTGCTTGCTCCCGACATGATCGCCGAACTCACCTGGCTGCCTTCGACTTGCGCCTATCGCCTGATTTTTGAGGGACGCGACCTTCCCTGGTGGCACCATCTCGTAACAGGTGACCGGGAGACGGTCCACGATGCGGGTTTCTCCGTCCGTTCCGTGGCGATCAGTGAAAAATTCGTCAACCTCGCTGACCTGGAAGCCTATGTCCTTGACCGTCAAATATGA